The following are encoded together in the Candidatus Omnitrophota bacterium genome:
- the rplK gene encoding 50S ribosomal protein L11 yields MAKKIVAQIKLHVPAGAANPAPPVGPALGQHGVNIMQFCKQFNEQTKGREGLILPAVISVYEDKSFTFIIKTPPSSVLLKRAANLAKASGQAGREKIGTVTRKQVEEIAKQKVKDLNTGDLEAAIKIVAGTARSMGISIEG; encoded by the coding sequence ATGGCAAAAAAAATTGTCGCACAGATAAAATTACATGTTCCTGCAGGAGCAGCTAATCCGGCGCCACCGGTAGGGCCGGCACTCGGCCAGCACGGTGTAAACATCATGCAATTCTGCAAGCAGTTCAATGAGCAGACAAAAGGCAGGGAAGGGTTGATCCTTCCGGCTGTAATATCCGTCTATGAAGATAAAAGTTTTACTTTTATAATCAAGACACCCCCGTCTTCGGTGTTATTGAAACGCGCGGCAAACCTGGCAAAAGCATCCGGCCAGGCAGGGAGAGAGAAAATCGGAACGGTTACCCGAAAGCAGGTAGAAGAGATCGCTAAACAAAAAGTCAAGGATTTAAATACCGGTGATTTAGAGGCAGCAATAAAGATCGTTGCCGGTACTGCCAGAAGCATGGGCATATCAATAGAAGGTTAA
- the rpmG gene encoding 50S ribosomal protein L33 yields MREIITLECSVCKNKNYTVKKNKKLHQEKLETKKFCRFCHKHVAHKEIK; encoded by the coding sequence ATGAGAGAGATAATTACTTTAGAATGTTCCGTGTGTAAGAATAAAAACTACACTGTTAAAAAAAACAAGAAGCTGCATCAGGAAAAGCTGGAAACTAAGAAGTTTTGCAGATTTTGTCATAAGCACGTTGCACATAAAGAAATTAAGTAG
- the secE gene encoding preprotein translocase subunit SecE, translated as MSIISKPANFLREVKQELLKVSWPTRQELVGSTFVVIGVTGILALYIGLIDLFLSHMLNILFK; from the coding sequence ATGAGCATCATATCAAAACCAGCAAATTTTTTAAGAGAAGTTAAACAAGAGCTATTGAAGGTTTCCTGGCCGACCAGGCAGGAACTCGTTGGTTCGACATTCGTCGTCATTGGAGTTACCGGTATCCTGGCTTTATATATCGGCCTCATTGATTTGTTTCTTTCTCATATGCTAAACATATTATTCAAATGA
- a CDS encoding 30S ribosomal protein S16, producing the protein MAVRIRLRRIGKNPKGKPHFRVSVFEETTARDGRFIEELGFYDPSSGKLDIKADKFESWVKNGAQPSDTLKSLFKKLKKGGK; encoded by the coding sequence ATGGCAGTTCGTATCAGGTTAAGAAGGATAGGAAAGAATCCAAAGGGAAAACCCCATTTCAGGGTCAGTGTTTTTGAAGAAACGACAGCCCGCGATGGCAGGTTTATCGAAGAGCTAGGTTTTTATGATCCTTCGAGCGGTAAGTTGGACATAAAGGCAGACAAATTCGAATCTTGGGTCAAAAACGGGGCTCAGCCTTCTGATACCCTAAAAAGCTTATTTAAGAAGCTGAAAAAAGGAGGAAAATGA
- a CDS encoding 50S ribosomal protein L1, with product MKNHSKRYNEVSKNVESAKTYSLKEAVSLAKKISNLKFDSSVDLHFKLNIDPKKTDQLVRGTVALPHGTGKKIRVAVFCKGEHEKIAKEAQADYVGGLDLIEKVSGGFLDFECAISTPEMMKDLSKLGKVLGPRGLMPSPKTGTVTNDIAKAISDVKKGKIEFRVDKQGGIHVSVGRASFDEPKLYENALKTIEAITEAKPSSVKGKFISSLYLSSTMSPGLRIEI from the coding sequence ATGAAAAACCACAGCAAAAGATATAATGAGGTCAGCAAAAACGTAGAGAGTGCAAAAACCTATTCATTGAAAGAAGCGGTTTCTTTGGCTAAAAAGATATCTAACCTTAAGTTTGACAGTTCAGTTGACCTGCATTTTAAATTGAATATTGACCCCAAGAAGACAGACCAGCTTGTAAGGGGCACAGTTGCTCTACCTCATGGCACAGGTAAGAAGATACGAGTTGCTGTTTTTTGCAAAGGCGAGCATGAGAAAATTGCCAAAGAAGCGCAGGCTGATTATGTTGGTGGATTGGATTTGATTGAAAAGGTTTCCGGAGGCTTTCTTGATTTTGAATGTGCTATTTCGACCCCTGAGATGATGAAAGACCTAAGCAAGCTCGGCAAGGTGCTTGGGCCCAGAGGCCTGATGCCAAGCCCTAAAACCGGTACGGTCACCAACGATATCGCAAAAGCAATAAGTGACGTAAAAAAAGGTAAGATTGAGTTTCGTGTTGATAAACAGGGTGGTATTCATGTATCTGTAGGAAGAGCTTCTTTTGATGAGCCAAAGCTTTACGAAAACGCATTAAAGACCATAGAAGCTATTACAGAGGCAAAACCATCTTCAGTTAAGGGCAAGTTTATCAGCAGCCTTTATCTTTCATCAACAATGAGCCCGGGTTTAAGGATTGAAATATGA
- the yajC gene encoding preprotein translocase subunit YajC, translating to MMPQAQAVSPITNLIPLILIFAIFYFLIIRPQKAKEKEHQKLLEALNKNDEVVTTGGVHGTIVNVKEKSVILRIDDNAKMEVEKNCIAYIKKKAS from the coding sequence ATGATGCCTCAGGCACAAGCAGTAAGTCCGATAACAAATTTAATACCGTTAATCTTAATATTTGCTATTTTTTATTTTTTGATCATACGGCCGCAAAAGGCTAAAGAGAAAGAACACCAGAAATTATTAGAGGCACTGAATAAGAATGACGAAGTAGTTACTACCGGCGGCGTTCACGGCACGATAGTTAACGTCAAGGAAAAATCTGTAATCTTGCGTATTGATGATAATGCCAAAATGGAAGTAGAGAAGAATTGTATAGCTTACATTAAAAAGAAAGCTTCTTAA
- the trpE gene encoding anthranilate synthase component I: protein MIYPDYKQFLKYAKKGNVIPVFKEINADLDTPVSAFLRIQEDKYSFLLESVEGQEKIARFSFLGTKPHMIFSNRDKEIKIIKPSMGKIKSYVTSKGSLEELEGIMRDFHPVEVNGLPRFYGGFIGYLSYDTVRFIEDIPDKNKDDLNLPDSVFMLTKSLLVFDHLKHKIKIISICYLPRISSAKNNNYVKKLYSQAVEEINHLEMKFKKIMPVSGPLERKPYKITLRSNFTKDGFMNIIKKAKEYIHKGDIIQVVLSQRLKIKINKNSFDIYRKLRSINPSAYMFYLKMDKFSLIGSSPEMLVRCEDGFAQTRPIAGTRPRGRDESQDKKMESELLNDAKERSEHIMLVDLGRNDLGRVCQAGKVKVSEFMTIERYSHVMHIVSEVSGYLKRGKSSFDALKACFPAGTVSGSPKVRAMQIIDELENVRRGPYAGCIGYFSFSGNMDTCITIRTIVLKDGYAYIQAGAGIVADSLPQKEYNESLNKARALVEAINN, encoded by the coding sequence ATGATCTATCCTGATTATAAACAATTTCTAAAATATGCTAAGAAGGGCAATGTTATTCCTGTGTTTAAGGAGATAAACGCTGATTTAGATACTCCTGTTTCAGCATTTCTAAGGATACAAGAGGATAAATATTCATTCCTCCTTGAATCGGTAGAAGGCCAGGAGAAGATAGCCAGGTTTTCATTCCTGGGGACAAAACCCCATATGATTTTTTCTAATAGGGATAAAGAAATAAAAATCATTAAGCCGTCAATGGGTAAGATCAAGTCTTATGTTACCTCGAAGGGGTCGCTTGAAGAGCTTGAAGGTATTATGCGTGACTTCCACCCGGTTGAAGTCAACGGACTGCCGAGGTTTTACGGAGGTTTTATAGGATACCTTTCCTATGATACCGTCAGATTTATTGAAGACATTCCCGATAAAAACAAAGATGACCTTAACCTGCCGGATTCGGTGTTTATGCTTACCAAAAGCTTGCTGGTCTTTGACCATCTTAAGCACAAAATCAAGATCATATCTATTTGTTATTTACCCCGAATAAGTTCTGCCAAAAATAATAATTATGTTAAAAAACTGTATTCTCAAGCTGTTGAAGAGATCAATCACTTAGAGATGAAATTTAAGAAAATCATGCCTGTTTCTGGTCCCCTGGAGCGTAAGCCGTATAAAATCACATTAAGATCTAATTTTACTAAAGACGGGTTCATGAATATTATCAAGAAAGCCAAAGAATATATACATAAAGGCGATATTATTCAAGTTGTCCTCTCGCAAAGATTGAAGATAAAAATTAACAAAAATTCTTTTGACATTTACAGGAAACTGCGTAGTATTAACCCATCCGCGTATATGTTTTACCTAAAAATGGATAAGTTCAGCCTGATAGGCTCTTCTCCGGAAATGCTGGTTCGTTGCGAGGATGGCTTTGCTCAGACCAGGCCTATCGCCGGTACCAGGCCGCGGGGCAGGGATGAATCTCAGGATAAAAAAATGGAGTCCGAACTTTTAAATGACGCTAAAGAGCGTTCAGAGCATATAATGCTTGTGGATTTAGGCAGGAATGATTTAGGCAGGGTTTGCCAGGCTGGCAAGGTAAAAGTCTCAGAATTTATGACTATTGAAAGATACTCTCACGTGATGCATATTGTTTCGGAAGTAAGCGGATACCTTAAGAGGGGCAAGTCAAGTTTTGATGCTCTCAAGGCATGTTTTCCGGCTGGTACCGTTTCGGGAAGCCCTAAGGTCAGGGCAATGCAGATAATTGATGAGCTTGAAAATGTAAGGCGCGGGCCGTATGCTGGTTGTATCGGGTATTTTTCTTTTTCCGGGAATATGGACACCTGCATAACAATAAGGACTATAGTTTTAAAGGATGGATACGCTTATATCCAGGCTGGAGCCGGTATAGTCGCCGATTCTTTACCTCAGAAAGAGTACAATGAGTCATTGAATAAAGCAAGGGCGTTAGTGGAAGCGATTAATAATTAG
- the nusG gene encoding transcription termination/antitermination factor NusG, whose protein sequence is MMNWYVVHTQTGLEDKVKIALEHRISVMGLQGAIGKIIIPTEQVSEIRSGKKKISQRKFFPGYILVEMDLNENSYLLIKGTPGVTGFIGLGKKPMPLPKEEVDNILKRTQDTQAKPSPKVVFESGEQVRVTEGPFVNFNGTIEEVHPEKGKLKVSVSIFGRATPVELEYWQVEKI, encoded by the coding sequence ATGATGAATTGGTACGTTGTACATACACAGACTGGTTTAGAGGATAAAGTTAAGATTGCTTTGGAACACAGGATATCTGTGATGGGCCTGCAGGGAGCAATTGGCAAAATAATAATCCCTACCGAACAGGTTTCCGAGATCCGCTCAGGCAAAAAGAAAATATCCCAAAGAAAATTTTTCCCCGGCTATATACTGGTTGAAATGGATTTAAATGAAAATTCATACCTTCTCATAAAAGGAACTCCCGGAGTAACAGGCTTCATAGGTTTAGGCAAAAAACCCATGCCCCTGCCTAAAGAGGAAGTAGATAATATTCTAAAAAGAACTCAAGATACACAAGCAAAACCAAGCCCCAAGGTTGTTTTTGAATCTGGTGAACAGGTCAGAGTAACCGAGGGGCCTTTTGTTAATTTTAACGGTACCATAGAAGAGGTGCATCCTGAGAAAGGAAAGCTGAAAGTAAGCGTCTCTATCTTTGGCAGGGCTACGCCAGTAGAATTAGAATATTGGCAGGTGGAGAAGATATAA
- a CDS encoding 50S ribosomal protein L10 — MKKIGLIIKEASESRIKNSLKDNNSFIIIKYAKIKSPDMSQLRQSLKNAKADLFVVKNTVARRVLKSTEYESLTGFVDGPCGFIFLKEEPVSASKVLYEFLKDHQDLKLEGGFLKDRVLTSKDIESLAKLPSADVLRAKVVYSLKSPISGLVMVLSGTLRKLVVCLDQIKNKKG; from the coding sequence ATGAAAAAAATAGGTTTAATAATTAAAGAAGCATCTGAGAGCCGTATTAAAAACAGTCTCAAGGATAATAATAGTTTTATAATCATTAAATATGCAAAGATTAAAAGCCCTGATATGTCTCAATTGAGGCAGTCGCTTAAGAATGCTAAGGCGGATTTGTTTGTTGTAAAAAACACCGTGGCTCGCAGAGTGCTTAAGTCAACTGAATATGAATCTTTGACAGGTTTTGTGGATGGGCCGTGCGGGTTTATCTTTCTTAAGGAAGAACCTGTCAGCGCTTCAAAAGTTCTTTATGAGTTTTTAAAGGATCATCAGGACCTAAAGCTTGAAGGCGGGTTTTTAAAGGACAGGGTTTTGACTTCCAAGGATATTGAGTCCCTGGCTAAACTTCCAAGTGCGGATGTACTGAGGGCAAAAGTAGTCTACAGCTTGAAATCGCCGATTTCTGGTTTAGTTATGGTTTTATCGGGTACACTACGCAAGCTAGTAGTTTGTTTAGATCAAATTAAAAATAAGAAAGGTTAA
- the rsmA gene encoding ribosomal RNA small subunit methyltransferase A — MHDKPKKKLGQNFLVNQGIRKKIIQACSFSPDDIVIEIGAGQGQMTGLISDMVKKVFAFEIDQDLVKVLEDKFKGKKNIDIINKDFLKADLDTIIGKLGRRVKVFGNIPYYITTPIIEKLILSRKLISYLYITAQKEFCDRVVAKPGSKVYGRLSCFVQYFAEAKELFKISKGSFYPVPKIDSAFLSIKFRGEPGLAPEQEMTFLKLIEAAFGQRRKKIKNTVKNIIFPEDLLRFSTDYSVSLELRPEALTVEDFKNLARYKKS; from the coding sequence ATGCACGATAAACCTAAAAAAAAGTTAGGCCAGAATTTTCTTGTTAATCAAGGCATTCGCAAAAAAATTATCCAGGCATGCTCTTTTTCGCCTGATGATATCGTAATCGAGATAGGCGCTGGGCAGGGTCAGATGACAGGCTTGATAAGCGATATGGTAAAAAAGGTGTTTGCTTTCGAAATTGATCAAGACCTGGTAAAAGTCCTAGAGGACAAATTTAAGGGGAAAAAGAACATTGACATAATAAACAAAGATTTTTTAAAAGCCGACCTCGATACTATTATAGGTAAATTAGGTCGGAGGGTTAAAGTCTTCGGAAATATACCTTATTACATCACTACCCCGATAATCGAGAAATTGATTTTAAGCCGTAAGCTTATATCTTATTTATATATAACTGCGCAGAAGGAATTCTGTGACCGCGTCGTTGCAAAACCAGGCTCTAAGGTATATGGGCGTTTAAGTTGTTTTGTGCAATATTTTGCTGAAGCCAAAGAACTCTTTAAAATATCAAAGGGTTCATTTTATCCTGTTCCCAAAATAGACTCCGCATTCTTAAGTATTAAGTTCAGGGGAGAACCAGGCCTTGCGCCTGAACAGGAAATGACGTTTTTAAAGTTAATTGAAGCAGCTTTTGGGCAGCGTAGAAAAAAAATTAAGAATACCGTAAAAAATATTATCTTTCCTGAAGACCTTCTTAGGTTTAGCACGGATTATTCTGTCAGCCTTGAACTTCGGCCGGAAGCGCTTACAGTGGAAGATTTTAAGAACCTTGCAAGATACAAAAAAAGTTAA
- the mfd gene encoding transcription-repair coupling factor — MFKSLKLCVGEYADFARIESVLVDFGYHKAQNCSTEGHFSRRGSILDVYPFSFELPVRINIELDSISFIKAFNPDNGELLWDHQIIIILPVKRVSEFKTRVFNEDFPVSSFVDLNVGDYVVHNEYGIGRFLGLEKIKGDKDKRSHIVIEYDRQEKLFVPIEKMHLVQKYITFASKRPRLYRLGSKEWQRVKNRAKKGIQKLAWELLSLEAMRLSVKGFQFLADSDLQREFESGFPYKETPGQIKAMQEVKSDMESSRVMDRLLCGDVGYGKTEVALRAAFKAVVSGKQVAYLAPTTILVEQLYQNIYSRLKDMPVNVDMLSRFRTKSRQKDIIRELAKGNVDIVIGTHRLLSDDIKFRDLGLVIIDEEQRFGVKAKQKLKSLRLSCDVLTLTATPIPRTLYMSLMGAKDLSIINTPPQNRLPIRTSVVEYDTDLIKQAVMKELSRGGQVYFVHNRVYDIDQLEESLAKILPPSVNIAVAHGQMPASILEDVMLRFLNGQVDVLLCTMIIESGIDIPNVNTIIVNNAHTFGLSDLHQLRGRVGRFDKPAYAYFLIPKNEIIESQAAKRLSALEEHSYIGAGFKIAMEDLELRGAGNLLGAQQHGFIDTIGFDLYCRLLREAIGNFKKILLNGKRSFDQGKYENEKPN; from the coding sequence ATGTTTAAATCTTTGAAGTTATGCGTTGGAGAGTATGCAGACTTTGCCAGGATTGAGTCTGTCCTGGTGGATTTTGGATATCACAAAGCGCAAAACTGCAGTACCGAAGGCCATTTTTCCCGCCGTGGCAGCATCCTCGATGTATATCCATTTAGCTTTGAATTACCGGTAAGGATTAATATTGAATTGGATAGCATTTCATTTATCAAAGCTTTTAACCCTGATAACGGAGAGTTGCTTTGGGACCACCAGATCATCATAATACTTCCGGTAAAGCGAGTAAGCGAATTTAAAACCAGGGTATTTAACGAGGATTTTCCTGTATCCAGCTTTGTGGACCTTAATGTAGGCGATTACGTGGTACACAATGAGTATGGTATAGGCAGGTTCCTGGGGCTTGAGAAAATTAAAGGCGACAAAGACAAGCGCAGCCATATAGTCATTGAATACGACCGGCAGGAAAAGCTTTTTGTCCCCATAGAAAAAATGCACCTTGTCCAGAAATATATTACTTTTGCTTCAAAAAGGCCGAGGTTGTATAGGTTAGGCAGCAAAGAATGGCAGAGGGTAAAAAACAGGGCAAAGAAAGGGATTCAAAAGCTTGCCTGGGAATTATTATCTTTAGAAGCAATGAGGCTAAGTGTGAAGGGATTTCAATTCCTTGCCGATTCTGATTTACAGAGGGAGTTTGAATCAGGGTTTCCATATAAAGAGACCCCCGGCCAGATAAAAGCAATGCAGGAAGTGAAATCCGACATGGAATCTTCTCGTGTCATGGACCGGTTATTATGCGGGGATGTAGGCTATGGCAAGACTGAAGTTGCCTTAAGGGCTGCTTTTAAGGCTGTTGTAAGCGGTAAGCAGGTAGCCTATCTTGCTCCTACAACCATACTTGTAGAGCAGTTGTATCAGAACATTTACTCAAGGCTTAAAGATATGCCTGTTAATGTAGATATGCTTTCAAGGTTCAGGACAAAAAGCAGGCAGAAAGATATAATCAGGGAATTGGCCAAAGGTAATGTTGATATTGTTATCGGTACGCACAGGCTGCTATCAGATGATATAAAATTTAGAGATTTGGGGTTGGTGATAATTGATGAAGAGCAGAGATTTGGCGTAAAGGCTAAGCAAAAGCTTAAATCTTTAAGGTTATCATGTGATGTTTTGACTTTGACTGCCACTCCGATACCCAGGACTCTTTATATGAGCCTGATGGGTGCAAAGGATCTCTCTATTATTAACACCCCGCCCCAAAATAGGTTGCCAATAAGGACATCTGTGGTAGAATATGATACCGATTTGATAAAGCAGGCGGTCATGAAAGAACTGTCAAGGGGCGGCCAGGTTTATTTTGTGCATAACCGGGTTTATGACATTGACCAGCTTGAAGAAAGCTTGGCTAAAATTTTACCTCCATCAGTCAATATCGCTGTAGCGCATGGCCAAATGCCAGCATCCATACTTGAAGACGTTATGCTTAGATTCCTGAATGGCCAGGTGGATGTATTGCTCTGCACCATGATAATCGAGTCGGGGATCGATATCCCCAATGTAAATACGATTATCGTAAACAACGCGCATACCTTTGGGCTGTCTGACCTTCATCAGTTAAGAGGAAGGGTGGGGAGATTTGATAAGCCGGCATATGCGTATTTTTTAATACCTAAAAATGAAATAATTGAAAGCCAGGCAGCCAAAAGGCTTTCAGCTTTAGAAGAACACTCTTATATAGGCGCAGGGTTCAAGATAGCTATGGAGGATCTTGAGCTTAGGGGCGCGGGCAACCTTCTGGGGGCACAGCAGCACGGTTTTATTGATACAATAGGATTTGACCTTTACTGCAGGCTCTTAAGGGAAGCTATCGGCAATTTTAAAAAAATACTATTAAACGGAAAAAGGTCTTTTGATCAGGGAAAATATGAGAATGAAAAACCTAATTAA
- the pdxA gene encoding 4-hydroxythreonine-4-phosphate dehydrogenase PdxA: MLRIGITMGDPSGVGPEIILKALNSFSGKAKFRIVGDAWVLAKIGKLAQGQYPNTDFYDLANVKRRSFKFGKPSLDNARCSVEYLDFALGLLKNGQLDCLVTAPVSKEWINSCGIKWRGHTEYIAEKFQCKDFAMMLLNGKMKFILATRHIPLASVSKALNAGMLFKLVSHAVISLKTLFGINRPRLVICALNPHASDNGVIGSEENNIIKPAVMKLKRKFRHNCIDLLPADIAIYKHYRGYYDCAIALYHDQSLIALKLTDDFNSGVNLTLGLGFVRTSPLHGTAFDIAGTNRASHLSFLEAINTAIRCTINLKKS, translated from the coding sequence ATGTTAAGAATTGGCATAACCATGGGAGACCCCTCAGGGGTAGGGCCCGAAATAATTTTAAAGGCCCTTAATTCATTTTCCGGCAAAGCTAAGTTTCGAATAGTTGGCGACGCATGGGTGCTGGCTAAAATAGGTAAGTTGGCGCAAGGTCAGTATCCAAATACGGATTTTTATGACCTCGCTAATGTTAAAAGAAGGAGTTTTAAGTTTGGCAAGCCATCTCTTGATAATGCCCGGTGTTCTGTAGAGTACCTGGATTTTGCATTGGGTTTGTTAAAAAATGGCCAGCTTGACTGTTTGGTAACCGCACCGGTTTCAAAAGAGTGGATCAATAGCTGCGGGATCAAATGGAGAGGGCATACGGAATATATCGCCGAAAAATTTCAATGTAAGGATTTTGCAATGATGCTTTTAAACGGAAAAATGAAATTTATATTGGCAACCAGGCATATACCCCTGGCGTCTGTTTCTAAGGCGCTTAATGCCGGGATGTTGTTTAAACTGGTTTCCCATGCCGTTATTTCTCTGAAGACACTTTTCGGTATAAACAGGCCCAGGCTCGTTATATGCGCTTTAAACCCTCATGCTTCAGACAATGGCGTAATCGGCAGCGAAGAAAATAATATAATCAAACCAGCGGTAATGAAATTGAAAAGGAAATTCAGGCATAATTGTATAGATTTGCTTCCTGCTGATATAGCTATTTATAAGCATTATCGCGGCTATTATGATTGCGCAATAGCCTTATATCACGACCAATCTCTTATTGCCCTGAAGCTGACAGATGATTTTAATTCCGGTGTTAATCTTACCCTCGGGCTTGGTTTCGTCAGGACGTCGCCCCTGCACGGGACTGCTTTTGATATTGCCGGGACCAATAGGGCCAGCCACCTTAGTTTCCTTGAGGCAATAAATACTGCTATACGATGCACGATAAACCTAAAAAAAAGTTAG
- the secD gene encoding protein translocase subunit SecD, protein MDNKLLVKSVFITAILVICLFFAFPLDKRINLGLDLKGGMHLVLKVDTSHLSKETKEDARDRALEVIRNRIDQFGVREPSIQKQGEDEIVVQLPGVTDRDRAIDLIGKTALLEFKMVSDDQVKLKAALEGNIPEEYELKYIEDENVPVLVEKKTVLTGDALVNAAVRFNQSEFNQPVVEITFSNEGARKFAEITANNIGRMLAIVLDGKVQSAPRIKEAIPSGQAMITGRFTADQAKDLSIVLKVGALPAPMYIEEERTVGPLLGQDSINKGIKASIIGGGFVFVFMAVYYLFAGLIANIAFIFNLIIILGGLAMLPVLLNVSATLTLPGIAGIALSLGMAIDANVLINERIREELSAGKHIRNAVASGYHKAFSAILDSNLTTLIAAFLLFQFGTGPIRGFAVTLTIGIIASMFTAIVVTRTILEWLMKFNILKNLPMLKLIGQPKFDFISKRRIFYAVSLIIIIVGLFLFFKKGQIVYGIDFAGGQLQEYKFSDSPDIDKIRGLLKDMNLGDAQIQQFKDDPRLVLIRTGADESKILTEKLQSVFAGSDVQLMRVEKVGPAAGKLLRGKAISALVWSLLGILVYVAFRFRHFNFAAAGVIALLHDVAVALVFLIFTGRQIDLLSITAFLTIAGYSINDTIVIYDRVRENGRLLNKMSLYELINISVNQTLSRTILTSGVTLLMVLAIYFYGGEILSNFAFTLLVGFISGVYSTIFIASPLVLAWSKRSKSKK, encoded by the coding sequence ATGGATAATAAACTGTTGGTCAAGTCGGTATTTATTACTGCTATCCTTGTAATTTGTTTATTTTTTGCTTTTCCTCTTGATAAAAGGATTAACTTAGGCCTGGATTTAAAAGGCGGTATGCACTTAGTCCTTAAAGTTGACACCAGCCATTTATCCAAGGAAACAAAAGAGGATGCCAGGGATAGGGCTTTAGAGGTAATAAGAAACAGGATAGACCAGTTTGGGGTGCGCGAGCCTTCTATACAGAAACAGGGCGAGGATGAGATAGTTGTCCAACTGCCAGGAGTCACCGATAGAGACAGGGCTATAGATCTAATCGGCAAAACTGCTTTATTGGAATTTAAAATGGTCTCTGATGACCAGGTTAAGCTTAAAGCAGCATTAGAGGGTAATATCCCTGAGGAATATGAGCTTAAGTATATTGAAGATGAAAACGTACCTGTATTGGTTGAGAAAAAAACTGTTTTGACCGGAGATGCATTGGTTAATGCTGCTGTGCGTTTTAACCAAAGCGAATTTAACCAGCCTGTAGTAGAAATTACTTTCAGTAATGAGGGGGCAAGGAAGTTTGCAGAAATAACCGCAAATAATATTGGAAGGATGCTGGCAATAGTACTGGATGGAAAAGTGCAGTCTGCTCCCAGGATCAAAGAAGCAATTCCTTCTGGCCAGGCGATGATTACAGGCAGGTTCACTGCTGATCAGGCTAAGGATTTATCTATCGTCCTTAAGGTTGGCGCTCTTCCCGCACCTATGTATATAGAAGAAGAAAGGACTGTTGGTCCGCTCCTGGGCCAGGATTCGATTAATAAGGGCATAAAAGCCAGTATAATCGGAGGTGGCTTTGTTTTTGTTTTCATGGCAGTATACTATCTTTTCGCCGGCTTAATAGCAAATATCGCTTTTATATTTAACCTTATAATAATTTTGGGTGGCTTGGCCATGCTGCCTGTCCTTCTTAATGTTTCTGCAACTTTAACTCTTCCCGGGATCGCTGGTATCGCCCTCTCTCTGGGTATGGCAATTGATGCCAATGTCCTGATTAATGAAAGGATCAGGGAGGAATTAAGCGCAGGAAAACATATCAGGAATGCTGTGGCAAGCGGTTATCACAAGGCGTTTAGCGCAATACTGGATTCGAATCTTACTACATTAATAGCTGCATTTTTGCTCTTTCAGTTTGGAACAGGCCCGATCAGAGGTTTTGCGGTTACTCTTACAATAGGTATTATTGCAAGTATGTTTACGGCAATAGTTGTCACCAGGACGATATTGGAGTGGCTGATGAAATTTAATATTTTGAAAAATCTGCCTATGCTTAAACTTATAGGCCAGCCTAAATTTGATTTTATATCAAAAAGAAGGATATTTTACGCTGTATCCTTAATAATAATTATTGTTGGTTTATTCCTATTTTTTAAAAAGGGCCAGATTGTTTATGGGATAGATTTTGCAGGGGGGCAGCTTCAGGAATACAAATTTAGCGATTCGCCGGATATAGATAAAATAAGGGGATTGCTTAAGGATATGAATTTAGGAGATGCGCAGATACAGCAATTTAAAGACGACCCGAGATTAGTCTTGATCAGGACAGGCGCAGATGAAAGCAAGATCCTGACCGAAAAACTTCAGTCTGTTTTTGCAGGTTCTGATGTGCAGCTCATGCGTGTCGAAAAAGTCGGCCCTGCTGCCGGAAAATTGTTAAGGGGTAAAGCAATATCAGCACTGGTATGGTCATTGTTAGGCATACTTGTTTATGTTGCATTCCGCTTTAGGCATTTTAATTTCGCAGCTGCTGGAGTAATAGCACTATTGCATGACGTGGCTGTAGCCTTGGTATTCCTGATTTTTACCGGCAGGCAGATCGATCTTTTATCGATTACCGCATTTCTGACAATAGCCGGCTATTCAATAAACGATACCATAGTTATTTACGATAGGGTAAGAGAGAATGGGCGCTTGTTGAATAAAATGAGCCTGTATGAATTAATAAATATCAGCGTAAACCAGACTCTCTCCAGGACTATTTTGACCAGCGGGGTAACGCTTCTTATGGTTTTAGCTATATATTTTTACGGCGGAGAGATCTTAAGTAACTTTGCGTTTACGTTGTTAGTCGGTTTTATTTCCGGCGTATATTCTACGATTTTTATTGCTTCACCTTTGGTTCTTGCCTGGAGTAAAAGAAGTAAAAGTAAAAAATAG